A genomic stretch from Cucumis sativus chloroplast, complete genome includes:
- the ndhB gene encoding NADH dehydrogenase subunit 2, with product MIWHVQNENFILDSTRIFMKAFHLLLFDGSFIFPECILIFGLILLLMIDSTSDQKDIPWLYFISSTSLVMSITALLFRWREEPMISFSGNFQTNNFNEIFQFLILLCSTLCIPLSVEYIECTEMAITEFLLFVLTATLGGMFLCGANDLITIFVAPECFSLCSYLLSGYTKKDVRSNEATTKYLLMGGASSSILVHGFSWLYGSSGGEIELQEIVNGLLNTQMYNSPGISIALIFITVGIGFKLSPAPSHQWTPDVYEGSPTPVVAFLSVTSKVAASASATRIFDIPFYFSSNEWHLLLEILAILSMILGNLIAITQTSMKRMLAYSSIGQIGYVIIGIIVGDSNGGYASMITYMLFYIAMNLGTFARIVSFGLRTGTDNIRDYAGLYTKDPLLALSLALCLLSLGGLPPLAGFFGKLHLFWCGWQAGLYFLVSIGLLTSVVSIYYYLKIIKLLMTGRNQEITPHVRNYRRSPLRSNNSIELSMIVCVIASTIPGISMNPIIEIAQDTLF from the exons ATGATCTGGCATGTACAGAATGAAAACTTCATTCTCGATTCTACGAGAATTTTTATGAAAGCCTTTCATTTGCTTCTCTTCGATGGAAGTTTTATTTTCCCAGAATGTATCCTAATTTTTGGCCTAATTCTTCTTCTGATGATCGATTCAACCTCTGATCAAAAAGATATACCTTGGTTATATTTCATCTCTTCAACAAGTTTAGTAATGAGCATAACGGCCCTATTGTTCCGATGGAGAGAAGAACCTATGATTAGCTTTTCGGGAAATTTCCAAACGAACAATTTCAACGAAATCTTTCAATTTCTTATTTTACTATGTTCAACTCTATGTATTCCTCTATCCGTAGAGTACATTGAATGTACAGAAATGGCTATAACAGAGTTTCTATTATTCGTATTAACAGCTACTCTAGGAGGAATGTTTTTATGCGGTGCTAATGATTTAATAACTATCTTTGTAGCTCCAGAATGTTTCAGTTTATGCTCCTACCTATTATCTGGATATACCAAGAAAGATGTACGGTCTAATGAGGCTACTACGAAATATTTACTCATGGGTGGGGCAAGTTCTTCTATTCTGGTTCATGGTTTCTCTTGGCTATATGGTTCATCCGGGGGAGAGATCGAGCTTCAAGAAATAGTAAATGGTCTTCTCAATACACAAATGTATAACTCCCCAGGAATTTCAATTGCGCTTATATTCATCACTGTAGGAATTGGGTTCAAGCTTTCCCCAGCCCCTTCTCATCAATGGACTCCTGACGTATACGAAGGA TCTCCCACTCCAGTCGTTGCTTTTCTTTCTGTTACTTCGAAAGTAGCTGCTTCAGCTTCAGCCACTCGAATTTTCGATATTCCTTTTTATTTCTCATCAAACGAATGGCATCTTCTTCTGGAAATCCTAGCTATTCTTAGCATGATATTGGGGAATCTCATTGCTATTACTCAAACAAGCATGAAACGTATGCTTGCGTATTCGTCCATCGGTCAAATCGGATATGTAATTATTGGAATAATTGTTGGAGACTCAAATGGTGGATATGCAAGCATGATAACTTATATGCTCTTCTATATCGCCATGAATCTAGGAACTTTTGCTCGCATTGTATCATTTGGTCTACGTACCGGAACTGATAACATTCGAGATTATGCAGGATTATACACAAAAGATCCTCTTTTGGCTCTCTCTTTAGCCCTATGTCTCTTATCCTTAGGAGGTCTTCCTCCACTAGCAGGTTTTTTCGGAAAACTTCATTTATTCTGGTGTGGATGGCAGGCAGGCCTATATTTCTTGGTTTCAATAGGACTACTTACGAGCGTTGTTTCTATCTACTATTATCTAAAAATAATCAAGTTATTAATGACTGGACGAAACCAAGAAATAACCCCTCACGTGCGAAATTATAGAAGATCTCCTTTAAGATCAAACAATTCCATCGAATTGAGTATGATTGTATGTGTGATAGCATCTACTATACCAGGAATATCAATGAACCCGATTATTGAAATTGCTCAGGATACCCTTTTTTAG
- the rps7 gene encoding ribosomal protein S7 codes for MSRRGTAEEKIEKSDPIYRNRLVNMLVNRILKHGKKSLAYQIIYRAMKKIQQKTETNPLSVLRQAIRGVTPDIAVKARRVGGSTHQVPIEIGSTQGKALAIRWLLGASRKRPGRNMAFKFSSELVDAAKGSGDAIRKKEETHRMAEANRAFAHFR; via the coding sequence ATGTCACGTCGAGGTACTGCAGAAGAAAAAATTGAAAAATCCGATCCAATTTATCGTAATCGATTAGTTAACATGTTGGTTAACCGTATTCTGAAACATGGAAAAAAATCATTGGCTTATCAAATTATCTATCGAGCCATGAAAAAGATTCAACAAAAGACAGAAACAAATCCACTATCTGTTTTACGTCAAGCAATACGTGGAGTAACTCCCGATATAGCAGTAAAGGCAAGACGTGTAGGCGGATCAACTCATCAAGTTCCCATTGAAATAGGATCCACACAAGGAAAAGCACTTGCCATTCGTTGGTTATTAGGGGCATCCCGAAAACGTCCCGGTCGAAATATGGCTTTCAAATTCAGTTCCGAATTAGTGGATGCTGCCAAAGGGAGTGGCGATGCCATACGTAAAAAGGAAGAGACTCATAGAATGGCAGAGGCAAATAGAGCTTTTGCACATTTTCGTTAA